The Enterobacter pseudoroggenkampii genome contains the following window.
GGTGTCACCTGGACGGAAGGAAGGTACGTCCTGCTTCATCTGCTCTTGTTCAAGTTGCTTAATAATGTTGCTCATAATTTAATCTCTTATCCTGGGTAAACTGATATTCGGGAGCGTATTACGCATTCCCATCATGTTCATGCTGCTGTTGCGCGTGTTCAGTTTTGAACTCGGCCAGCAACTTTGCTTGCTCTTCAGTCAGAGCCAGGTTTTCCAGAAGTTCAGGTCTTCTAAGCCAGGTTCGGCCCAGCGACTGCTTCAAACGCCAGCGACGTATCTCGGCATGGTTTCCAGACAGTAACACTGCCGGGACCTCCATCCCTTCTAACACTTCAGGACGAGTATAGTGTGGACAGTCCAGCAACCCGTCAGCAAAGGAATCTTCCGTTGCCGAAGCTTCATGGCCCAGAACACCCGGAATAAACCGGGCGACGGAGTCAATCAGCGTCATTGCCGGTAACTCACCACCGCTGAGAACGTAATCGCCGATAGACCATTCTTCGTCAATCTCGGTTTGAATTACGCGCTCATCTATCCCTTCGTAGCGCCCACAGACCAGAATCAGCTTTTGATTCGTCGCCAGTTCGCTCACGCCCGCTTGATCAAG
Protein-coding sequences here:
- the trmD gene encoding tRNA (guanosine(37)-N1)-methyltransferase TrmD: MWIGIISLFPEMFRAITDYGVTGRAVKNGLLSIQSWSPRDFTHDRHRTVDDRPYGGGPGMLMMVQPLRDAIHTAKAAAGEGAKVIYLSPQGRKLDQAGVSELATNQKLILVCGRYEGIDERVIQTEIDEEWSIGDYVLSGGELPAMTLIDSVARFIPGVLGHEASATEDSFADGLLDCPHYTRPEVLEGMEVPAVLLSGNHAEIRRWRLKQSLGRTWLRRPELLENLALTEEQAKLLAEFKTEHAQQQHEHDGNA